A genomic stretch from Mastacembelus armatus chromosome 12, fMasArm1.2, whole genome shotgun sequence includes:
- the zgc:162472 gene encoding transcription factor TFIIIB component B'' homolog isoform X1: MFRRSRFSIRPNVGTAGRIAATPQEAPSGNQETNETPGDVSESVSATAVTDDKSVATPSEKATAPGDGGDQNGEGTSSSAAVQRRKRFAIKPKVAPGRPSAIARTPKSPVKAVSEILVEDPGSDLDKATTSSQTGSTATPRGLQSPRRRKPSEDSKQPKVQPKPTLISSESSGPSAVPPAEDLLKQTHLPADSGKQLELESTSESQVKQLPPRQPDKVPPSLPDKQAFEISEKAKTLVTSKSGVSLSSSAFSLSRLLNDPSDVQRLVKAQKLRELLKQERHKEKILKRAKARTKEYTLDPAKMTMSDLIRYLPMTNPLTSSLEDSAHDNETVVPTSPGRAESPERAQEPEACPKMASPREEEDDDDNDEEEEEALMVPQVKVAEDGSLIIDEESLTVEVQRAKGPNPAQDQDPIFERGSTTTYSSFRKGISSKPWSSEETDMFFLAVSMVGTDFSMICQLFPHRARAEIKNKFKKEERENAWRIDKAFRERRKLDIEYFSKLLEKIMEVQKNRKKLKSVAKKSQRKPNKRGKGKKAARKLSDVDEDDEDDENQVPDLEDEGEKENEDLCNEGGSDVSKPKRQCKRKTRQDASCKKPNKKNKMDEKSNEQGEDTEASLLEDPTNMDMSEKADNVNAAKDTVVKPAKLSQGRAPKPLVPLSRKKASPSSEDAGDGTVSDTASKDQVNKDGSPLTRASKRKPVNDDISSEEEDAIVQPPRPTRYGRVPKPTKLLTYPSELDADSSAAETTPTSPVGCAASAAADKPKCTTKRGRSSKPVSDQESKRPKLVILRASQSDHSSEESEHHLEQEVAEEQHSAGTPSKDSLDPVFVPASLTSPRPVISEVEETIEELDILANMPDVLGISQDALCPDASCEEAQNETGTAEPCEHQLDLLVDVIDLLSSEQPEVSEVESYNEAVQTLLTIGNMPQLSQTTPGHISIQDHITGTTSVSANEASQHLEEEVASKPDAQEDSATSSVSAASSHTVTETSEIEATVEPQNSTTDDADMPVTKTTDQLCSEQSTGSDVDPSLRLQSSPESSKKNSPQTNRRRISMVKPKSGQPLRTTQPKSQTETSVLHTTELRHSVAPSLSQVTELLSAPEESTPKIPECTPAVVKNDGSCTGMSLTQEASCSQEVSVGQEEPGASENQSQCISDTQFTPISEHATETVSVAKLTDEKPLCQGEIPENDSHNPAMPATAVTESQVLSQKAQNEVSSACQSRRSRFQRVKPKLNLSQTSRIARSKAQTTQESVDKNSSLTPISKFHEKDPVCPRSAEKPSPASDLISSLDVGSTHSTPAEEMSTPEEKNTDAGSTESPCSNLVTSNSEVTGSQVELGSNVDSGPGQKGSRCPATFVTTINELPVSQKEEGDIGSAFQSGRTRLQHVKPKPTILQSPATKPQTTLDPVTQIQCADRSPESTDSTVAKVETQSVCSSSLPGEPSQSTDPDLVSVPSLRITHKPTEDTSGTEEQETNAGLDSCSESSEPNVLQRRPRFPKVKPNLRSSSRTVQSKVQPKDITLPSEQHHMDTNSNLTPEQQSVDHRGAQSELEPPERDCKHLMETHCSLNTEVLSFPKSAAAELEKSLDSANDKGTSSEGTVIATSWGAEKQLLLTDAVPENKNCEEFTAEAGPALQEDRNLDMSISDVQSLKDVSTESQTNSAYSILDPEESARPCLESNLDIKAQSAAQQCSETNQTSNDKSQGSVDTQSESDDSSISSRKAPVARRGRLIKPKPNLGRRTQPQRVQDITQTEADSGTCSHGVDASGSYSSISELRPDVQKPVEGANEQVNNKDSSNQIASTSNPERNQSHPGLAIFPDLLLEQVPSDPDEPFFILSLTEIPVCSSADVLDSAAEPLSYPSVTDASVLEQSVSGESLAAASGDGPPPDVSLPMSVQEADEKSLVSVKDTGSEPATCIEDSSMKSPPDTCESTTVQSPRCPSTLESSETETPPVKQRLRDTGRRGSQRLTHAHPMHSVKWTHRFFIVYLFVFETAKLQVKPNCAKTKKVNKTLKRNTPQDSEQLSVLPEASGATVKAGVAVITEPQKGSGDYVETEKQLLTRAKSPKDSSSGAQTQTAKIRVTGSKNSTAPSSDPPPRKAVFSRSRITTPPTAEPSMTHEVTPTQTHSATSTSTTSPSQTQVDIEEIAGPSRLFSDPSPSTSQCAAVISVSQQSDCVESSSIEEEPTTVSQYFLSDIFIEVEEG; encoded by the exons ATGTTTCGACGGTCAAGATTCAGTATTCGACCCAATGTTGGTACAGCAGGGAGAATCGCAGCAACACCTCAGGAAGCCCCTTCAGGAAATCAAGAGACCAATGAGACACCTGGAGATGTCAGTGAGAGCGTCAGTGCTACTGCTGTGACAGATGACAAGTCTGTTGCAACCCCATCAGAAAAAGCTACAGCCCCAGG tgATGGCGGTGACCAAAATGGGGAAGGTACCAGCTCCTCAGCTGCAGTCCAGAGAAGGAAGCGGTTTGCTATCAAGCCTAAAGTGGCCCCAGGCCGCCCGTCTGCCATTGCTCGGACTCCAAAGTCCCCTGTCAAGGCAGTTTCAGAAATTCTTGTTGAAGATCCTGGCTCGGACCTGGACAAGGCAACAACTTCCAGCCAGACTGGTTCTACAGCAACCCCTCGAGGACTCCAGTCCCCGAGGCGACGAAAACCTTCAGAAGACAGCAAGCAGCCCAAAGTCCAACCTAAACCCACCCTCATCTCTTCTGAAAGTTCAGGACCTTCTGCTGTGCCTCCAGCTGAAGATCTGCTCAAACAAACCCACCTGCCAGCAGACAGTGGCAAACAATTGGAATTAGAAAGTACATCAGAGAGTCAAGTTAAACAACTTCCTCCCAGACAACCAGATAAAGTCCCCCCCTCTTTACCAGACAAACAAGCTTTTGAAATATCAGAGAAAGCCAAGACTCTAGTGACCTCTAAGAGTGGAGTTTCACTATCATCATCGGCTTTCTCCTTGAGCAGACTCCTGAATGACCCATCAGACGTACAGAGGCTGGTGAAAGCCCAAAAGCTTAGAGAGTTGCTCAAACAGGAGAGGCACAAGGAAAAG ATACTTAAGAGAGCAAAGGCGCGTACAAAGGAATATACCTTAGATCCTGCCAAAATGACTATGAGCGACCTTATCCGTTATCTGCCAATGACTAATCCATTGAC GTCTAGTTTAGAAGACTCAGCTCACGACAATGAAACTGTGGTCCCAACTTCACCAGGAAGAGCAGA GTCTCCGGAGAGAGCACAGGAACCTGAAGCCTGTCCTAAAATGGCGAGTCCgagggaagaagaagatgatgatgataatgatgaagaagaagaagaagcactcATGGTTCCTCAGGTGAAAGTAGCAGAGGATGGCTCACTGATCATTGATGAAGAGAG CTTGACGGTGGAAGTCCAGCGAGCAAAGGGGCCAAACCCAGCGCAAGATCAAGACCCCATCTTTGAACGTGGCTCCACTACAACTTACTCCAGCTTCAGGAAAGGGATCTCTTCAAAACCCTGGTCCAGTGAAG AGACAGACATGTTCTTCCTGGCAGTGAGTATGGTGGGCACAGACTTTTCCATGATTTGTCAACTGTTTCCTCACAGAGCTCGAGCAGAGATAAAA AACAAATTCAAAAAAGAAGAGCGAGAGAATGCATGGAGGATTGACAAAGCTTTCA GGGAGAGACGCAAACTGGATATTGAGTATTTTTCTAAGCTGCTAGAAAAAATTATGGAagttcagaaaaacaggaagaagctcAAGTCAGTAGCTAAGAAGTCGCAGAGGAAGCCCAATAAAAGGGGAAAAG GCAAAAAAGCTGCCAGGAAACTGAGTGATgtggatgaagatgatgaagacgATGAGAATCAAGTTCCTGACCTTGAGGacgagggagagaaagagaatgaagACCTCTGCAATGAAGGGGGATCCGATGTTTCTAAACCTAAGAGACAATGCAAAAGAAAGACTAGACAGGATGCCTCGTGTAAAAAACCAAATAAGAAGAACAAAATGGATGAAAAGAGCAATGAACAAG GTGAAGACACTGAAGCATCCCTTCTAGAAGACCCCACAAACATGGACAT GTCCGAAAAGGCCGACAACGTGAATGCAGCCAAGGACACTGTAGTCAAGCCAGCTAAACTTTCACAAGGGAGAGCACCAAAACCACTAGTGCCTTTGTCTCGAAAAAAGGCCTCACCATCTTCTGAAGATGCTGGGGATGGGACTGTGAGTGATACAGCCTCCAAAGATCAg GTAAATAAAGACGGCTCACCTTTAACAAGAGCCAGTAAGAGAAAGCCAGTTAATGATGACATTTCCTCTGAAGAAGAGGATGCCATTGTTCAGCCTCCAAGACCTACCAG GTACGGGAGAGTGCCTAAACCCACCAAGCTTTTGACTTACCCTTCAGAATTGGATGCAGACTCTTCTGCAGCTGAAACCACTCCTACCTCACCAGTAGGGTgcgctgcttctgctgctgcggATAAACCCAAATGCACAACCAAGAGGGGGCGATCATCAAAGCCAGTATCAGACCAAGAGTCCAAAAGGCCCAAGCTGGTAATCCTTAGGGCTTCTCAGTCAGATCACAGCAGTGAGGAGAGTGAACATCACCTTGAACAAGAGGTGGCGGAGGAGCAGCACTCTGCAGGTACTCCCAGTAAGGACAGCCTTGACCCTGTGTTCGTGCCTGCCAGCCTGACCTCCCCACGTCCTGTGATTTCAGAGGTCGAAGAGACCATCGAGGAG CTTGATATCTTGGCCAATATGCCTGATGTATTGGGTATCTCCCAAGATGCACTGTGCCCTGATGCCTCTTGTGAGGAGGCACAAAATGAGACAGGCACAGCTGAACCATGTGAACATCAGTTGGACCTTCTGGTT GATGTTATAGACCTTCTTTCTTCAGAACAACCAGAAG TATCTGAGGTCGAAAGCTACAATGAGGCTGTTCAAACCTTGTTGACCATCGGCAACATGCCTCAACTCTCTCAGACAACACCGGGTCATATATCCATACAAGATCACATAACAG GAACAACTTCTGTTAGTGCGAATGAAGCCAGCCAACATCTGGAAGAAGAGGTTGCATCAAAGCCTGATGCACAAGAGGACAGTGCCACTTCttctgtgtctgcagcttcCAGTCATACAGTCACAGAAACATCAGAGATTGAAGCCACTGTGGAGCCACAAAACAGCACAACAGATGATGCTGACATGCCTGTTACTAAAACCACTGATCAGCTGTGTAGTGAGCAAAGTACGGGTTCTGACGTGGACCCTAGTCTTCGATTGCAGTCAAGTCCAGAGAGCTCAAAGAAAAATTCACCACAAACCAACAGAAGGCGCATTTCCATGGTGAAACCCAAATCTGGGCAACCCTTAAGGACTACACAGCCAAAATCCCAAACAGAGACTTCAGTTTTACACACAACTGAATTGAGACACTCAGTAGCTCCCAGCCTTTCTCAAGTCACTGAATTGCTATCAGCTCCTGAAGAAAGTACCCCTAAGATACCTGAATGTACTCCAGCAGTGGTAAAAAATGATGGTTCCTGCACTGGAATGTCACTAACACAAGAGGCGTCTTGCAGTCAGGAGGTGTCTGTTGGACAGGAAGAACCAGGTGCCTCAGAAAACCAGAGTCAGTGCATTTCTGATACCCAATTTACACCCATCTCAGAACATGCCACAGAAACAGTGTCAGTAGCAAAGCTCACAGATGAAAAACCCCTTTGTCAAGGTGAAATACCTGAGAATGACTCTCATAATCCAGCAATGCCTGCCACAGCAGTCACAGAATCACAAGTTCTCAGTCAGAAAGCACAGAATGAAGTTTCGTCTGCTTGCCAGTCTAGAAGGAGTCGATTTCAAAGAGTCAAACCAAAATTAAACCTGTCACAGACATCAAGAATAGCTCGGTCTAAAGCTCAGACTACACAAGAGTCTGTAGATAAAAACTCGAGCTTAACTCCAATTTCCAAATTCCATGAAAAAGATCCAGTTTGTCCCAGGTCTGCTGAAAAACCAAGTCCTGCTTCAGATTTGATATCATCATTGGATGTAGGCTCTACTCACAGTACACCCGCAGAGGAAATGTCTACacctgaggagaaaaacacagatgctgGGTCCACAGAGAGTCCTTGCAGTAATCTTGTGACATCCAACTCTGAAGTCACAGGATCACAGGTTGAACTTGGGTCAAATGTAGATTCAGGTCCGGGCCAAAAAGGCAGTAGATGTCCTGCAACATTTGTCACAACTATAAATGAGCTTCCTGTTAGTCAGAAAGAAGAGGGTGACATTGGATCTGCTTTCCAGTCCGGGAGGACTCGATTACAACACGTTAAACCCAAACCAACCATTCTACAGAGTCCAGCAACTAAACCTCAAACCACACTGGACCCAGTTACACAAATACAGTGTGCGGATAGAAGTCCTGAATCCACTGACAGCACAGTAGCAAAGGTAGAAACACAGTCAGTTTGCAGCTCCAGCCTTCCTGGAGAGCCAAGTCAAAGTACTGACCCTGATTTAGTTTCAGTACCATCATTACGCATTACTCATAAACCAACAGAGGATACATCTGGGACTGAGGAACAAGAGACAAATGCTGGGCTAGACTCATGTTCAGAGAGCTCAGAACCAAATGTGCTTCAAAGAAGGCCACGTTTTCCCAAGGTCAAACCCAATCTAAGGTCTTCCTCCAGAACGGTACAGTCAAAAGTGCAGCCTAAGGATATCACATTACCCTCAGAACAGCACCACATGGACACCAATTCAAATCTTACCCCGGAACAACAGTCTGTGGACCATCGCGGCGCACAATCAGAACTGGAGCCCCCTGAGAGAGACTGCAAACATTTGATGGAAACACATTGTTCATTAAACACAGAAGTACTCAGCTTCCCaaaatctgctgctgcagagttaGAAAAGTCGCTGGACAGCGCAAACGATAAGGGTACATCCTCTGAAGGTACTGTCATAGCAACGTCTTGGGGTGCTGAGAAACAGCTTTTGTTGACAGATGCAgttcctgaaaataaaaactgtgaagAATTCACAGCGGAGGCTGGACCTGCCTTACAAGAGGATCGCAACCTGGACATGTCAATTTCAGATGTGCAGTCTTTGAAAGATGTCTCCACAGAGTCGCAGACAAATTCTGCGTACTCTATACTGGATCCAGAAGAAAGTGCACGGCCTTGTTTAGAGAGTAACCTAGACATAAAAGCTCAAAGTGCAGCACAACAATGCTCTGAAACTAATCAAACctcaaatgacaaatctcaAGG CTCTGTTGATACACAGTCAGAGTCAGACGATTCTTCCATATCCTCAAGAAAAGCTCCTGTAGCTCGTAGAGGCAGGCTTATTAAGCCTAAACCCAACTTGGGACGTCGCACCCAACCCCAAAGAGTCCAGGACATAACACAAACTGAAGCAG ATTCTGGCACTTGTTCACATGGTGTGGATGCATCGGGTTCCTACAGTTCCATATCTGAACTCAGACCTGATGTTCAGAAACCAGTAGAGGGAGCCAATGAGCAAGTTAACAACAAAGACTCTTCTAACCAG ATTGCCTCAACATCCAATCCAGAAAGGAACCAAAGTCATCCAGGTCTTGCCATATTTCCAGATT TGCTGTTGGAGCAGGTGCCTTCAGATCCAGATGAACCGTTTTTCATCCTCTCCCTGACTGAGATTCCAGTCTGCTCATCAGCAGATGTGCTGGACAGTGCAGCTGAGCCACTGTCGTATCCGTCTGTAACAGATGCATCAGTGCTGGAGCAGAG TGTTTCTGGAGAGAGTTTGGCAGCAGCATCAGGAGATGGGCCTCCCCCTGATGTCTCCTTGCCCATGTCCGTGCAGGAGGCTGATGAAAAGAGCCTCGTCAGTGTAAAAGACACTGGGTCTGAGCCAGCAACATGTATA GAGGATTCGAGTATGAAGAGTCCACCGGATACTTGTG AGAGTACTACAGTCCAGTCACCGAGGTGTCCCAGCACTTTAGAGAGCAGTGAGACTGAAACTCCCCCTGTGAAGCAGAGACTAAGAGACACTGGAAGAAGAGGTAGTCAAAGGCTAACACATGCTCACCCCATGCACTCAGTAAAGTGGACACATCGTTTTTTTATCGTGTACCTGTTTGTCTTTGAAACAGCCAAATTACAGGTTAAACCAAATTGTGCAAAGACGAAGAAAGTCAACAAGACCCTCAAAAGAAACACTCCCCAGGATTCAGAGCAGCTTTCTGTGCTGCCAGAAGCTTCTGGCGCGACAGTAAAAGCTGGTGTTGCTGTCATCACTGAACCACAGAAAGGAAGCGGAGATTACgtagaaactgaaaaacagcttCTAACAAGAGCCAAGAGTCCTAAGGACAGCAGCTCAGGAGCACAAACGCAGACCGCAAAGATTAGGGTGACCGGCAGTAAGAATAG CACTGCCCCTTCAAGTGATCCTCCACCGCGTAAAGCAGTTTTCAGCAGATCTAGGATCACAACCCCACCCACAGCAGAACCATCTATGACCCATGAAGTCACTCCAACACAAACCCACTCAGCGACCTCTACCTCTACCACATCGCCATCGCAAACTCAGGTGGATATTGAAGAGATCGCTGGACCCAGCCGATTATTCTCCGACCCATCACCTAGCACTTCTCAGTGTGCAGCTGTG ATTTCAGTTTCCCAGCAAAGTGACTGTGTGGAGAGCAGCTCTATAGAGGAGGAGCCCACCACTGTCTCTCAGTACTTCTTAAGTGACATTTTTATAGAGGTAGAAGAAGGATAA